CGGACGAATTGGAGGGGAAGTGATTCGAACCGGCCAAACACTAGCCCGGCGACACGTTCCAACAAAGTACCTCCATCGAGTTCTGAGCCTCCTAAACGACGAGTCCGAGGAGAATCCAGACCCTCCTTGGTTTGACCGTTCGTATTTGAACACTCCTGGCGTGAAACCCGACTCTATCGCACGGGTCGGGTCTCCATCCACCATCCACATCAACGCCTCTGGAGAAAAACGCCGACGGGTAGCCAATGAGATCATTTCCAACCTCAAATCAGTTCAAACACCGTCTGGCACTCCAGCAGTCAAGAACGCATGGCTCGCTGAGGACCTCTACAATGGAGGCCGATACAGTGAGGATCTCCCAGACATTTTCCTCCAGGCGGGAGAATCAGTCGGCGTTGACCCTCAAATCACTTCGTCCACGTTCTCCAAGAAGAACGCTCAACGGACAGGGCACATCCATTCCCGAGAAGGCGTGTGGATGGGGAATGGCCCAAACATCGACGCACAATCAGAGCCGTTCAACGCGTCGATAATTGATGTAGCTCCAACGATCCTGCACATGATCGGGGTCCCCGTAGGTGAACATATGCATGGCACGGTCCAACAAGAGATGCTTGCTGACGAGTCTTCCGTACAGACTGAAGACTACCAGCAGAGTACGAGAAAATCTGTCATGACCGAAGAAGACCAAGAAGCCAGAAGAGAGTGGCTTTCTGACATGGGTTATCTGTAGATGAGTTTGATTTACTTCTCTAGTTGGTCAAGTGATTCGTTTGCTAAGTACACGGTTCTATTCAGACATCACATAATCCGGAAACGAAAATGAAGTAGAAAACACGCAAACCACATACGATATACAATGAACTTATATAAGAAAGTTAGATTAATCGGTTATCAGCGGTCGTGAGAGGGTTTCTTCATTCGTCAGCTATGGACCACAGTCGAGCGTTCGCCACTTTTCTGCTTTTGACCTCGCCACTATCTTCAAGATGTCGGAGTTTCTTGTAGGCCGTATCGTAAATACAGTCCACCTGATCCGCGATCTCCTGAGTACCGCCCGCGCCACCAAGACTTTCGATCGCCTCAAGAAAATCGGCTGTAGAGTACTCCGCAGTATAACGGCCAGTATCTTGATCACGCTCAGGCATCGATAGGGTTTGAGGTAGCACTGTAAGTAGATATAACGGTTTGGTGAGTGAGAGCCATCCATTACAATCACTTGGAAAGGCTTTTGCCTATACAGGTGGTTGTAATGGATGTGAAGGCGGTGCTCTTGGGGTGTTACGATGCGAGAACGCCCGGATGCGCCAACATCCGAGCATAGGCCTTCACGGTGGATCGAAAGCCCATGCGAACTAACGAATCCGGCAGTCTTGAAACTGCCGACTGTTCAGGCGCACAGCCAAGCGAACGATGTGACCACTGTGGTCAGCCCACCGAGGAGGGCGATGGTCGAACCGAGTCGCTCCTTGCGGATGATGTGTTCTGCTCCCCAAAATGTGCGATGCGGGGTGCGCAAAAATGAGCACTTTCTGTGTCAGATGCGGGGTAGATATGTGGGAGTACAGTGACGAAGCGAAAGCGGATAGGTGGTGTATCGAGTGCGCTCCTGAGTGCTATACCGGCGGCATTCATATCGCCGCGTTAAGGGCAGTCGAATGAGTATCGATTCCGCTCCGGCGGCCGAGCAGTCCATTAGCGGGTGGAGTGTCGGCATCAACACGACCGCGTTCTGCCAGCGATGTACGAGCGATCTCGGTGAAGGAGATCCTGTCACTGTCTATGCCTATCGACCTGCCGAAGCACAGCGCGTCTCGGTCACACGGCTCTACTGTAGCGCATGCGACCATCGCCGTATCGAACATCCCGCACGCGGCTGCTATGAGTGGCTGGCGACAGCGCGACTCGTCACCACCTCCGATGTCACAACCCAATCGCACGGACTGATCCTCCAGGGTGTGGAGATACTCGACGAATGTGGCCCGAAGGAGGGCGGTAGACTGTGAGCGAATCTAGCCTCCTGTCAGCGCTCACAAGATGGACCAAGGCCGAGGTCCATCCCACTGCCAGTTCGAACACGGAGAGGGCCTCACGGGCCCCAGAGACTCGTCAACAAGCCACCAGTCCGGACGCATAGCCAGCTAACCTCCAACCAGGAGTGACCACTTCACTCCTTACCCGATACAGCGATGCCCACAGACACAGCCACCGCTATCGACAGCACCGACACCATCGACACGGAATCGAGCGACGAACTCACCCAGTTGCTCCAACGCGTCGAAGCCCTCGAAGCCGAGAACGACCGACTCCAAGCAGAACTCGACAGCGTCCACAAACAACACCGAGAGGACCACCACGCAGTAGCCCGCGAGAACCACGACCTTCGAAAATCCAACGAACAGCTCCGAGAGCGCGTCGACAAAACCGAAGTCAAGGACAGCCACTTACTCGACGATATCATCGACCTGGAGAACCAACTCACTGATCTCGAAGCGAGTAGCTCCACATCGGAGAACCAGAGTCAGGACACCAGTGCTCGCGACACGGAGCTAACTCCCATCGAACGCGTCGCGAAGCTCGGCAATGAGGGTACAGGCATCGAGGTCACGCCATCCATCGAACGGGCCGTCGCGATCTACGAACACTGGGACGAATGGGCGAAGAAAACGCCGAGGGGCCACGTCCTGAAGGATGGACTGAAGACCCTCCTCCGGACCGCAACGGGAGAGAAACTCGCCTGGCGACAAGTCTACCGCGCCGCGGAAGCGCTCGAAGAGCTCTCGAAAGGCCGGATCAAGTTTTTCCATCATGACCGTCACGGGAAGATGTTTCTCGAACCACCATTGGAAACGGAGCACGAGTGTCACTCGTCGTCAGTAGCCACGAAGGAGACCCCGTCAGCGAATCAGCTGTGAGATAACACCGAAGAGATAGGAGTCATCTTTCCAGGAACGAACGCGGTGTACGCATTGGTCCGCTACAGGTAGGTGAAATCCCTTAGACCGCTACCCAGACGATCGAGAGAACACAACGCCGAATCTAACAACTGACGATGTGTGTCAGTACTCGTATCGGAAGGCGTGGAGCGCAGCGCTCAATAGTGGTCTGTTGGTCCAAGGGGAGACGCTGTCATCAAAACTGACTGAGAATATCGGTGCTGCCACACTCCTGACAGTGTGCGGCCCGGGCGAGATAGTGAACCAATCCGTCTTGAGATCCTGTGGTAAATGTTCGAATGGACTGAACTCTGGATAGGAGAATGACTAGGCAATGGGTAGTAAAGTTGCTGTTATCTGATGCTTTGAGGGTTAGCAGAGATATAACCGGTTTAGCCTCATAGGGCCACTACAATGTCACCGACGACACCGGGGCTACATCACGTGACCGCTATCGCGGGTGACCCACAGCGAAACGCCGAATTCTACGTCGAAACGCTCGGTCTGCGCTTTCTGAAAAAGACCGTCAATCACGACGACAAACACACCTACCACTTCTATTTCGGCGATAGCGAGGGGACACCAGGGTCCAACATCACGTTCTTCCCCTGGGGAGAGCGCGGCCGCCCCGGGCAATTCGGTGCGGGACAGACCAAGGTCACGACGTACTTCATCTCCGAAAATTCGCTTGAATACTGGCTCGATCGGCTGGAAGCACACGATATCGATATCGAAGGACCGACCGAACAGTTCGGCGAGACCGTCATTGAGTTCGACGATCCTGATGGCATCACGCTTGCGCTCGTTGCCACGGACGATGCACCCGAGGCAAAACCATGGGAGGAGAGCCCTGTTCCCAACGAACACCAACTGCGCGGCTTTCACAGTGTCACCCTCGGTGTCAATGATATCGAACCGACTGCCGACGTGTTGACCAAGGGACTTGGCTACGAATTCGAGGCCAAGGAGGATGGGCGGCATCGATATCGGTCCGCCACCGGAGGTCCAGG
The Halococcus hamelinensis 100A6 genome window above contains:
- a CDS encoding alkaline phosphatase family protein; translation: MDAPRIWTMLGQHDIRSSVVNVRTTYPPDRTNGVVVAGDPAPGEDSDYVHPPSLHKRIEGFRAEELDHRRHKELVPATDNPKEVTDISIEILNRRFESFMEILSTEESGFNMFWIGGTDFLQHRLWGHPEQLRRFYKAADKSIGRVLETTEGDTFVLSDHGFSAPSEWSFHLNQWLYDEGYLELYGGRIGGEVIRTGQTLARRHVPTKYLHRVLSLLNDESEENPDPPWFDRSYLNTPGVKPDSIARVGSPSTIHINASGEKRRRVANEIISNLKSVQTPSGTPAVKNAWLAEDLYNGGRYSEDLPDIFLQAGESVGVDPQITSSTFSKKNAQRTGHIHSREGVWMGNGPNIDAQSEPFNASIIDVAPTILHMIGVPVGEHMHGTVQQEMLADESSVQTEDYQQSTRKSVMTEEDQEARREWLSDMGYL
- a CDS encoding transcriptional regulator, which encodes MPERDQDTGRYTAEYSTADFLEAIESLGGAGGTQEIADQVDCIYDTAYKKLRHLEDSGEVKSRKVANARLWSIADE
- a CDS encoding ring-cleaving dioxygenase: MSPTTPGLHHVTAIAGDPQRNAEFYVETLGLRFLKKTVNHDDKHTYHFYFGDSEGTPGSNITFFPWGERGRPGQFGAGQTKVTTYFISENSLEYWLDRLEAHDIDIEGPTEQFGETVIEFDDPDGITLALVATDDAPEAKPWEESPVPNEHQLRGFHSVTLGVNDIEPTADVLTKGLGYEFEAKEDGRHRYRSATGGPGSIIDLVETERSRGQMGTGTVHHIAYKAEDTDEQEQWRDHLIDQGLRVTDIVDRVYFKSIYFREPGGVLFEIATMGPGFSVDQSQDELGTDLALPDWLESERKEIESRLPSFETPSTSPLSDD